In one Plutella xylostella chromosome 20, ilPluXylo3.1, whole genome shotgun sequence genomic region, the following are encoded:
- the LOC119691724 gene encoding odorant receptor Or2-like, with the protein MSSTLFIYLLIASINMSLIIFSLANLQQSSKIASQVLIISLMLEAFYYYWHGHKVMHQSQCVSAAVYDSAWVDKSPRVRRLVYIMSSTVNRKLVYKAGPFNEVNVTTYIQILKVTVSFYKLMCDTNVYRS; encoded by the exons atgtcgtcaactttgtttatttacttgcTGATAGCCTCTATAAATATGAGCCTCATAATTTTTAGTTTGGCAAac CTTCAACAATCTTCCAAGATTGCGTCGCAAGTGCTTATAATATCACTGATGTTGGAAGCGTTTTACTACTATTGGCATGGACATAAAGTTATGCATCAG AGCCAGTGTGTAAGCGCGGCGGTGTACGACTCTGCCTGGGTGGACAAGAGCCCTAGAGTCCGTCGCCTAGTCTACATCATGTCCTCGACGGTCAACAGGAAACTAGTTTATAAAGCCGGCCCGTTCAATGAAGTTAACGTTACAACTTATATCCAG ATCTTGAAAGTGACCGTTAGCTTTTACAAATTAATGTGTGACACAAACGTGTACAGATCCTAG